Genomic DNA from Amycolatopsis alba DSM 44262:
TTCGGCGCGGCCGGTCTCTTCGCGGTTTTCGGCTTGGCGACGTTGATCGCCGCGGTGGTCCTGGCACTGGCCCTGGTCATGCCCGCGTGGCTGGCGGCCGTGGTGACCGGCGCGGCCCTGTTGCTGATCGGCGGTCTTTCGGCCATCGTCGGCAAGAAGGAGGTCGCGAGCGCGACGCCGCCGGTGCCGAAGGAGGCCATCGAAGGCGTCCGTGAGGATGTCGACACCGTCAAACAAGGAGTGCGCTCATGACCGATTTCCCCAAGAACGCGGAAGAAGCCCGCGCCGATCGCGACGCGACCCGCGAGGAACTCACGGAGACTCTCGACGCGCTGAGCAAGAAGATGGACGTCAAGACAAGGGTCAGCGAAAACCTCGATGCCAAAGTCGACCAGGTCGGCGCCAAGATCTCCGACAAGGTTTCCGAACCCGCGGCGGAGAAATTCCGTCAAGGCACCGAAGTCGTCCGCGCGAATCCCCTTCCGATCTTCGCCGGTGTTCTCGCCTTGCTGGTGACGATCCGGCTCATCCTGCGAAAGAGGTCTTCGTCGTGAACGCCGCGAGCGGTGTACGTTCAAGCAGATCCGGAAACGCGTGAGCGGCGAGGAGGACGACCATGCCCGCCGAGCCCGACCCCGTCCGCGCCGAAGGCCCCGCTGTCGTCATCGACGGCGGTGACGACGGGGCGACACTTCTGGTCCTCGACCCCGCGGGCGAAGCCAAACACGGCGAACTCCCGGCGACGTGGCGGCCGCTCGCGGCGCGGCGTCAGGTCATCTGGTGCAGGCTGCCCGTGACCGGTGCCCTCGGTCAGGCCGAGTACGTCCTCGGCGCCGCTGAACCCGGCGGCCCGCCGATCGATGTCGTGGCCGCCGGAGAAGCGGCCGGAGACGCGCTGCGGCTGGCCGAACGTCATCCCGGCGCCGCGTCACACGTCCTGTTGGTCGACCCGACACCGGACGAGTCCTCCGCACCGGCGGAGCGGGTGCGCTCCGCCGGGACCGCGGTGGACGTGCTTCCCCACAGCACCGGCGAACCCTTCAACCGGATCCCGCCGCCGCTGCCGCTCGGTCATCCGGACGTCGTCGCCGGGATCACCAGGATCCTCGGCGACAGCTAGGCGCTGACGCCACCGTCCAGGACGATGTCGTGTCCCACGACGTACGCGGACTCGTCGGAGGCGAGCCACAGCACCGCCGCGGCGATCTCCTCGACCGCGCCGATCCGGCCGAGCGGGATGACCGAGCCGAGCCGTTCGGCACGGTCGGCCTCGGTCTCGCCGGGCCGGAATGACATGTCGGTGTCGGTGGCGCCGGGGCTGACCGCGTTGATCCGGATCCCCTCGGCGATGTGGTCGCGGGCCGCGGTCCGGGTCAGCACGTCCACGGCGGCCTTCGACGCGGCGTACGCGGCCATTCCGGGGAGGCGGATGTGCGAGCCGATGTTGGACGACATGTTGACGATGACTCCCCCGCCGCCCGCCCGCATCTGCGCGATCTCGTGCTTCATGGACAGCCAGACGCCGGTGATGTTCGTCCGCACGACGGCGTCGAAGCCGTCTTCGGCGAGATCCGCCGTCGGCGCGGGGCTGCCGAGGACACCGGCGTTGTTGAACGCGATGTCGAGTTTCCCGTGCCGCCGCACGGTCTCGGTGACGAGGCGTTCGACTTCGGCGCCGACACTCACGTCCGCGGTCACCGCGTCCGCCATGCCGCCGTCGGCCTCGATCTCCTTCACCGTCTGACGCAGTTTCTCGCCGTCCCTGCCCGAAACGACGACCTGCGCGCCCTCGCGTGCGAAGGCGACGGCCGTGGCGCGGCCGATTCCGGAACCTCCCCCGGTGACCAGGACGACCTTGCCGCTGAATCGCTTCCCCGTAATCCCCACAGTACCCAACTTTCTGTTCCGATCGTTCTAGTATCAGTGCTTGCGAGCGGCTTCCACGACCGCGATGGCCTGCTTCGCCGTCGCCTTGGCCCGCGCCGCGGGATCCGGCCCCTTGCCCAGCACCCGCATCCCCTGCAGGACGGTGAGCAGGAAGCCCGCCAGCTCTTCCGGATCGACGGCGTCGACGAGTTCGCCCTGCGCCTTCGCCCGGCTCAACGCCATCCGCAAGGCCATCTCGAGCGCGTCCCAGCTGCGCTCGACCACCCGTGCGACGTCGGGATCCCTCGGCATCATCTCCATGGCCGCATTGACCACGAAACAGCCCTTGCGTCCCGATTCGTCGAGTATTTCGGCGAGATAGCGGTCGATGAGCCGCCGCACCCCGGCGAGCGCGGGCCCCGGCGCGGCGAAGTCCGCGAGGAACCGCTCGTCGCCGCGGGCGATGTAGCGGTTCAGGACGGTCAGGTACAGCTCATGCTTGGTACCGAACGTCGCGTAGAGGCTCGCCTTGCCGATGCCGAGCCCGGCGACGAGGTCATTGACCGACGTGGCCTCGTACCCCTGCCGCCAGAACAGTTCCAGCGCGGCCTCGCAGGCCGCGTCGACATCGAATTCCTTCACCCGTGACACGTCTAGAGCCTACCCACATCTAGACCGATCGGTCAAGATAGCGGCGAGCTACGGATTATGTCGCGAGCGCCACGCTCGAGACGCTCAACGTCTCGAGCGTGGCGCTCGCGGCGTTTGTCCTACCCGCTCAAGAGCCGGAGTCGTAGGCCGACCGGGCTTCCTCGACCTTCTGCAGGTTCTCCGCCGACCAGTCCGCGAGGGTCGCGAACAGCGGCGCCAGGCTCCGGCCCAGGTCGCTGATCTCGTATTCGACCCGAGGCGGCACCTCGGCGTGATAGGTCCGGGTGAGGAGGCCGTCGCGTTCCAATTGCCGCAACCGCTGGGTGAGCACCTTCGGTGTGATCGAGCCGATGCGCCGCTCGAGTTCGACGAACCGCTGCCTGCCGAACTCGTTGAGCGTCCACAGGATCGGCGTGGTCCAGCGGCTGAAGACGAGGTCGACCACCGGGGCGATCGGGCAAGCCTGGTCAGGGGTCGTCAGGGCATCGGCGCGCATGAAAGCCAAGGTACGCGGGTTGCCGAGTTGTCATGATCGGGACGCCCCATCACCCCATCGATGCGCGTAACGTTCTGTTATGGACTTGACCACCGAGAGGCTCATCGTCCGTGACTGGTCCGAGGACGACGCCGAAGCAGCGCTGGCGATCTACGGAACCGCCGACGTGACCCGCTGGCTCACCCCGGCGATGGACCGGGTGACCGACGCCGCGGCCATGCGATCGGTTCTTCAGGCCTGGCAACAGGCACAGCCCAATCTCGTGCCACCGCGCGGAAGATGGGCGGTGCAGCGCAAGGAGGACGGCGTGGTCGTCGGCGGGCTGGGCATCCACCTGCTGCCACCGTACGAAGAGGACCTGGAGATCAGCTGGCAGCTGCATCCGGACGCCTGGGGCGAGGGGTACGCCTCCGAAGCCGCCCGCGCCCTGCTCGGCTGGGCGTTCACACAGGACACGGACGAATTCTTCGCCGTC
This window encodes:
- a CDS encoding DUF3618 domain-containing protein; this encodes MTDFPKNAEEARADRDATREELTETLDALSKKMDVKTRVSENLDAKVDQVGAKISDKVSEPAAEKFRQGTEVVRANPLPIFAGVLALLVTIRLILRKRSSS
- a CDS encoding phage holin family protein gives rise to the protein MIEEKSVGELFSDLSDEVKRLVRDEMRLAVFELQGKGKRMGLGAGLFGAAGLFAVFGLATLIAAVVLALALVMPAWLAAVVTGAALLLIGGLSAIVGKKEVASATPPVPKEAIEGVREDVDTVKQGVRS
- a CDS encoding GNAT family N-acetyltransferase, translating into MDLTTERLIVRDWSEDDAEAALAIYGTADVTRWLTPAMDRVTDAAAMRSVLQAWQQAQPNLVPPRGRWAVQRKEDGVVVGGLGIHLLPPYEEDLEISWQLHPDAWGEGYASEAARALLGWAFTQDTDEFFAVARPNNVRAIATAKRLGMVWVGETEKYYGLRLQVYRIRHTDVI
- a CDS encoding TetR/AcrR family transcriptional regulator: MSRVKEFDVDAACEAALELFWRQGYEATSVNDLVAGLGIGKASLYATFGTKHELYLTVLNRYIARGDERFLADFAAPGPALAGVRRLIDRYLAEILDESGRKGCFVVNAAMEMMPRDPDVARVVERSWDALEMALRMALSRAKAQGELVDAVDPEELAGFLLTVLQGMRVLGKGPDPAARAKATAKQAIAVVEAARKH
- a CDS encoding glucose 1-dehydrogenase; this translates as MGITGKRFSGKVVLVTGGGSGIGRATAVAFAREGAQVVVSGRDGEKLRQTVKEIEADGGMADAVTADVSVGAEVERLVTETVRRHGKLDIAFNNAGVLGSPAPTADLAEDGFDAVVRTNITGVWLSMKHEIAQMRAGGGGVIVNMSSNIGSHIRLPGMAAYAASKAAVDVLTRTAARDHIAEGIRINAVSPGATDTDMSFRPGETEADRAERLGSVIPLGRIGAVEEIAAAVLWLASDESAYVVGHDIVLDGGVSA
- a CDS encoding winged helix-turn-helix transcriptional regulator, yielding MRADALTTPDQACPIAPVVDLVFSRWTTPILWTLNEFGRQRFVELERRIGSITPKVLTQRLRQLERDGLLTRTYHAEVPPRVEYEISDLGRSLAPLFATLADWSAENLQKVEEARSAYDSGS